A single genomic interval of Actinomadura rubteroloni harbors:
- a CDS encoding DUF3159 domain-containing protein has translation MDQSVDESVRQDADRRDVRAHDTVEAAVRAQLAKALGGVRGMIEAAVPTIGFTATYLVAKDVKTAVIAGVAAAVVLLALRVAQRSNPQFVLNSLVGIAIAAFFALRSGKAEDAFLPGIIYNAVYSAAMLLSIAVRWPLVGFIIGSVTGDPTAWRSDPGVVRLCSRLTWLLMAPCLLRVVVQYPVWLMSGDQSGPLGIAKIAMGWPLQVAALALMVALLARGNTPLAARPEAEDATPAPDRG, from the coding sequence GTGGACCAGAGCGTGGACGAGAGCGTGCGGCAGGACGCGGACCGGCGGGACGTGCGCGCCCACGACACCGTCGAGGCCGCCGTCCGCGCCCAGCTCGCCAAGGCGCTCGGCGGCGTGCGCGGCATGATCGAGGCGGCCGTCCCGACGATCGGGTTCACGGCCACCTACCTGGTCGCCAAGGACGTCAAGACGGCCGTGATCGCCGGGGTCGCCGCCGCCGTGGTGCTGCTGGCCCTCCGGGTCGCGCAGCGCTCCAACCCGCAGTTCGTCCTCAACAGCCTCGTCGGCATCGCGATCGCCGCGTTCTTCGCGCTCCGCTCCGGCAAGGCCGAGGACGCGTTCCTGCCCGGCATCATCTACAACGCCGTCTACTCCGCCGCGATGCTGCTGTCCATCGCGGTGCGCTGGCCGCTCGTCGGGTTCATCATCGGGTCCGTCACCGGCGACCCGACGGCCTGGCGGTCCGACCCCGGCGTCGTCCGGCTGTGCTCCCGGCTGACGTGGCTGCTGATGGCGCCGTGCCTGCTGCGCGTGGTCGTCCAGTACCCGGTCTGGCTGATGTCGGGCGACCAGAGCGGCCCGCTCGGCATCGCCAAGATCGCGATGGGCTGGCCGCTCCAGGTCGCCGCGCTCGCCCTCATGGTCGCGCTGCTCGCCCGCGGGAACACCCCGCTCGCCGCCCGCCCCGAGGCCGAGGACGCGACCCCGGCCCCGGACCGGGGCTAA
- a CDS encoding potassium channel family protein: MRVAIAGAGAVGRSIAQELLENGHEVLLIDKSPKAIKVEMVPRAEWLLADACEIASLDDAALERCQVVVASTGDDKANLVVSLLAKTEYGVPRVVARINHPKNEWLFNESWGVDVAVSTPRLLSALVEEAVSVGDLVRLMTFRQGEANLVELTLPEDAPLGGERVGSVRWPRDTALVAILREGRVLVPTPDDTLEAGDELMFVASQDVEDELADLLNAR, encoded by the coding sequence ATGCGGGTCGCGATCGCGGGCGCGGGCGCGGTGGGCCGGTCCATCGCCCAGGAACTGCTGGAGAACGGGCACGAGGTCCTCCTGATCGACAAGAGCCCGAAGGCCATCAAGGTGGAGATGGTGCCGCGCGCCGAGTGGCTGCTGGCGGACGCCTGCGAGATCGCGTCGCTGGACGACGCGGCCCTGGAACGCTGCCAGGTCGTCGTGGCGTCCACCGGGGACGACAAGGCGAACCTGGTCGTGTCGCTGCTCGCCAAGACCGAGTACGGGGTGCCGCGCGTGGTCGCGCGGATCAACCACCCGAAGAACGAGTGGCTGTTCAACGAGTCGTGGGGCGTGGACGTGGCGGTGTCGACGCCGCGCCTGCTGTCGGCGCTGGTCGAGGAGGCCGTGAGCGTCGGCGACCTGGTGCGGCTGATGACGTTCCGGCAGGGCGAGGCGAACCTGGTGGAGCTGACGCTGCCCGAGGACGCGCCGCTCGGCGGTGAGCGGGTCGGGTCGGTGCGGTGGCCGCGCGACACGGCGCTGGTGGCGATCCTGCGGGAGGGCCGGGTCCTGGTGCCGACGCCCGACGACACGCTGGAGGCCGGGGACGAGCTGATGTTCGTCGCCAGCCAGGACGTCGAGGACGAACTCGCCGACCTGCTGAACGCCCGTTAG
- a CDS encoding potassium channel family protein: protein MHIVIMGCGRVGSTLAHILEDKGHSVAVIDQNPEAFRKLRAGFKGRRVTGFGFDRDVIAEAGIEKASAFVAVSSGDNSNIISARVARETFGVDNVVARIYDPRRAEVYQRLGIPTVATVRWTADQILRRLLPEGAEPLWRDPTGVVVLAEVETGATWVGERVADLEEEARTRVAFLTRMGDALVPRGDTVIQDGDIVHVMARADELERINAAVAARTEGDA, encoded by the coding sequence GTGCATATCGTGATCATGGGGTGCGGACGGGTGGGGTCGACACTCGCCCACATCCTGGAGGACAAGGGGCACTCGGTGGCCGTGATCGACCAGAACCCGGAGGCGTTCCGCAAGCTGCGCGCCGGGTTCAAGGGCCGTCGCGTCACCGGGTTCGGCTTCGACCGGGACGTGATCGCCGAGGCCGGCATCGAGAAGGCCTCGGCGTTCGTGGCCGTCAGCTCCGGCGACAACTCCAACATCATCTCCGCGCGGGTCGCGCGCGAGACGTTCGGCGTCGACAACGTGGTGGCCCGCATCTACGACCCGCGCCGCGCCGAGGTCTACCAGCGGCTGGGCATCCCGACGGTCGCGACGGTCCGGTGGACGGCCGACCAGATCCTGCGGCGCCTGCTCCCCGAGGGCGCCGAGCCGCTGTGGCGGGACCCGACCGGCGTGGTCGTCCTCGCCGAGGTCGAGACGGGCGCGACCTGGGTGGGCGAGCGCGTCGCGGACCTGGAGGAGGAGGCGCGCACCCGCGTCGCGTTCCTGACCCGGATGGGCGACGCGCTCGTCCCGCGCGGCGACACGGTCATCCAGGACGGCGACATCGTGCACGTGATGGCGCGGGCGGACGAGCTGGAACGGATCAACGCGGCCGTCGCCGCGCGCACGGAGGGGGACGCCTGA
- a CDS encoding APC family permease gives MPTVPDFVKRLLLGRALSSASAHEQLLRKRIALPIFASDALSSVAYAPQEIMLALAAGGLVMYHYTPWIAAAVVVILLTVVASYRQNVRAYQSGGGDFEVATTNLGSNWGLLVASALLVDYVMTVAVSVSSGVENLGALLKFLQPHEVLVAIVIVVLLTIGNLRGLKEAGVAFAVPTYLFMFAIVAMLMWGAVRLAFGVDLNAETAHFQVTGNESNVGGFALIFLLLRAFSSGCAALTGVESISNGVPAFRKPKGENAAKTLLALGGVATVMFGGVTALAYATHAKFADPAQGSHLINPSTGREVTDADPVIAQVAHTVFSGFTPGFALVTVMTALILFLAANTAFNGFPVLGSVLAQNRYLPRQLHTRGDRLAFSNGIILLSAAAGVLIYAYDASVTKLIPLYTVGVFVSFTVSQIGMVRHWNRLLRAERDPAQRRRMVVSRSINAFGATLTGVVLVVVLITKFALGAYIVVIAMPVLFAMMRGIRRHYDRVAAELVPSGEDVALPARNHAIVLVSKIHKPTLRALAYAQVTRPSTLEAVTVAVDAAESRRLQEEWDALDTSVPLKILDSPFREVTRPVLEYVKSVRRRSPRDVVTVFIPEYVVGHWWETLLHNQSALRLKGRLLFQPGVMVTSVAWQLHSSDRLKGRAERAAPGASRRPPRPPRDQDGTVPGAGIVSDRD, from the coding sequence GTGCCGACCGTTCCGGACTTCGTCAAGCGGCTCCTGCTGGGGCGCGCGCTGAGCAGTGCCAGCGCGCACGAGCAGCTCCTGCGCAAGCGCATCGCGCTTCCGATCTTCGCCAGCGACGCCCTGTCGTCGGTGGCCTACGCCCCGCAGGAGATCATGCTGGCCCTCGCCGCGGGCGGGCTGGTCATGTACCACTACACGCCGTGGATCGCGGCGGCCGTCGTGGTGATCCTGCTCACCGTCGTCGCCTCCTACCGGCAGAACGTCCGCGCCTACCAGAGCGGCGGCGGCGACTTCGAGGTCGCCACCACCAACCTCGGCTCCAACTGGGGGCTGCTGGTCGCGTCGGCGCTGCTCGTCGACTACGTCATGACGGTCGCGGTGTCGGTGTCGTCCGGGGTGGAGAACCTGGGCGCGCTGCTGAAGTTCCTCCAGCCGCACGAGGTGCTGGTCGCGATCGTGATCGTCGTCCTGCTGACGATCGGGAACCTGCGCGGGCTCAAGGAGGCCGGCGTCGCGTTCGCGGTCCCGACCTATCTGTTCATGTTCGCGATCGTCGCCATGCTGATGTGGGGCGCGGTGCGGCTGGCGTTCGGCGTGGACCTGAACGCCGAGACCGCGCACTTCCAGGTCACCGGCAACGAGAGCAACGTCGGCGGGTTCGCGCTGATCTTCCTGCTGCTGCGGGCGTTCTCCTCCGGCTGCGCGGCGCTGACCGGGGTCGAGTCGATCAGCAACGGCGTCCCGGCGTTCCGCAAGCCGAAGGGCGAGAACGCCGCCAAGACGCTGCTGGCGCTCGGCGGCGTCGCCACGGTGATGTTCGGCGGCGTCACCGCCCTCGCCTACGCCACCCACGCCAAGTTCGCCGACCCGGCGCAGGGCAGCCACCTCATCAACCCGAGCACGGGCCGCGAGGTCACCGACGCCGACCCCGTCATCGCCCAGGTCGCGCACACCGTGTTCAGCGGGTTCACCCCCGGGTTCGCGCTGGTCACCGTGATGACCGCGCTGATCCTGTTCCTCGCCGCGAACACCGCGTTCAACGGGTTCCCGGTGCTCGGGTCCGTCCTCGCCCAGAACCGGTACCTGCCGCGCCAGCTCCACACGCGCGGCGACCGGCTCGCGTTCAGCAACGGCATCATCCTGCTCTCGGCGGCGGCGGGCGTGCTGATCTACGCCTACGACGCGTCGGTCACCAAGCTGATCCCGCTCTACACCGTCGGCGTGTTCGTCTCGTTCACCGTCAGCCAGATCGGCATGGTCCGGCACTGGAACCGGCTGCTGCGCGCCGAGCGGGACCCCGCGCAGCGCCGCCGCATGGTCGTCTCCCGGTCGATCAACGCGTTCGGCGCGACGCTCACCGGGGTCGTCCTGGTGGTCGTGCTGATCACCAAGTTCGCGCTCGGCGCCTACATCGTCGTGATCGCCATGCCGGTGCTGTTCGCGATGATGCGCGGGATCCGGCGGCACTACGACCGCGTCGCGGCGGAGCTGGTGCCGTCCGGGGAGGACGTGGCGCTCCCCGCCCGCAACCACGCGATCGTCCTCGTCTCCAAGATCCACAAGCCGACGCTGCGGGCGCTGGCGTACGCGCAGGTCACCCGGCCGTCCACGCTGGAGGCCGTCACGGTGGCGGTGGACGCCGCCGAGTCGCGCCGCCTCCAGGAGGAGTGGGACGCGCTGGACACCTCCGTCCCGCTCAAGATCCTCGACTCGCCGTTCCGCGAGGTCACCCGGCCCGTCCTGGAGTACGTCAAGAGCGTGCGGCGCCGCAGCCCCCGCGACGTCGTGACCGTGTTCATCCCCGAGTACGTCGTCGGCCACTGGTGGGAGACGCTGCTCCACAACCAGAGCGCACTGCGGCTCAAGGGGCGGCTGCTGTTCCAGCCCGGCGTCATGGTGACGAGCGTGGCGTGGCAGCTCCACTCGTCCGACCGGCTGAAGGGACGCGCCGAGCGCGCCGCGCCGGGGGCCTCGCGCCGTCCGCCGCGCCCGCCGCGCGACCAGGACGGGACGGTCCCCGGTGCCGGTATCGTTTCGGACCGTGACTGA
- a CDS encoding class I SAM-dependent RNA methyltransferase, whose translation MTDLRPGDLLDLDVGNVANGGFCVARHEGRVVFVRHALPGEKVRARVTDVSKKFLRADAEEIVVASPDRVPAPCPFSGPGRCGGCDWQHAALPAQRALKATVIEEQLRRVAGIERTVVVEEVPYPESDEFVPAPGLGWRTRVQFSVDAGAVGLRKHRSHDVEPVDECLIAHPGVELMGIERRRWPGTASVEGVVSAATGDRVVVLRGKRSARVPRLDVPVRLVRGRPEPGTTVPFVREQVRDRLFQVTGGGFWQVHPGAAPLLVDAVLDALEPKPGDVVVDLYCGAGLFTAFLGERVGSGGLVVGVESDGPAVRDARFNVRDLPQVSIERGAVEEVVGDLEFGRADGSSRTQNKRSGTGHRGGARSGGADLVVLDPPRTGAGREVVDHVAALATRKIAYVSCDPATLARDLSYFGERGWTLESLRAFDAFPMTQHVELLATLVRG comes from the coding sequence GTGACTGATCTGCGACCCGGTGACCTGCTCGACCTCGACGTGGGCAATGTCGCCAATGGCGGCTTCTGCGTGGCCCGGCACGAAGGCCGGGTGGTGTTCGTGCGGCACGCGCTGCCCGGCGAGAAGGTCCGCGCCCGCGTCACGGACGTCTCCAAGAAGTTCCTGCGCGCGGACGCCGAGGAGATCGTCGTCGCGTCCCCCGACCGCGTCCCGGCGCCCTGCCCGTTCTCCGGGCCGGGCCGCTGCGGCGGCTGCGACTGGCAGCACGCCGCGCTGCCCGCGCAGCGCGCGCTGAAGGCCACGGTGATCGAGGAGCAGTTGCGCCGCGTCGCGGGGATCGAGCGGACCGTCGTGGTCGAAGAGGTCCCCTACCCCGAGTCCGACGAGTTCGTGCCCGCCCCCGGCCTCGGCTGGCGGACGCGCGTCCAGTTCTCCGTGGACGCCGGCGCGGTCGGGCTGCGCAAGCACCGGTCGCACGACGTCGAGCCGGTGGACGAGTGCCTCATCGCGCACCCCGGCGTCGAACTGATGGGCATCGAGCGGCGCCGCTGGCCGGGGACCGCGTCGGTCGAGGGCGTCGTGTCGGCCGCCACGGGGGACCGGGTCGTCGTCCTGCGCGGCAAGCGGTCCGCGCGGGTCCCGCGGCTGGACGTGCCGGTGCGGCTCGTCCGGGGCCGTCCCGAGCCCGGCACGACCGTCCCGTTCGTGCGCGAGCAGGTCCGCGACCGGCTGTTCCAGGTGACGGGCGGCGGGTTCTGGCAGGTCCACCCGGGCGCGGCGCCGCTGCTGGTGGACGCCGTCCTGGACGCCCTGGAGCCCAAGCCCGGCGACGTCGTCGTGGACCTGTACTGCGGCGCGGGCCTGTTCACGGCGTTCCTCGGCGAGCGCGTCGGCTCCGGCGGCCTGGTCGTCGGCGTCGAGTCCGACGGCCCGGCGGTGCGGGACGCGCGGTTCAACGTCCGGGACCTGCCGCAGGTGTCGATCGAGCGCGGCGCCGTCGAGGAGGTCGTCGGGGACCTGGAGTTCGGCCGGGCGGACGGCTCGTCCCGCACACAGAACAAGCGGTCCGGCACCGGCCACCGCGGCGGCGCCCGGTCGGGCGGCGCGGACCTGGTCGTCCTCGACCCGCCCCGGACCGGCGCGGGCCGCGAGGTGGTCGACCACGTCGCGGCCCTGGCCACCCGCAAGATCGCCTACGTCTCGTGCGACCCGGCGACGCTCGCGCGCGACCTCTCCTACTTCGGCGAGCGCGGCTGGACCCTGGAATCCCTCCGCGCTTTCGACGCCTTCCCGATGACCCAGCACGTGGAATTGCTGGCGACGCTCGTCCGGGGCTGA
- a CDS encoding SRPBCC domain-containing protein, with translation MDQERLTATRTFALPAAQVFAVLADPAAHAAIDGTGWVREPVDQAPLTEAGQVFRMNMYHPNHPDGGYRTANKVDALDPPRTIAWLTGQEKDDGRLEFGGWFWRYDLVPLTPDTTEVTLTYDWSAVPPSIREYLSFPPFGPEHLPNSLRHLAEIAAAR, from the coding sequence GTGGACCAGGAGAGATTGACCGCCACCCGGACGTTCGCCCTGCCCGCCGCGCAGGTGTTCGCGGTGCTGGCCGACCCGGCGGCGCACGCCGCGATCGACGGCACCGGCTGGGTCCGCGAACCCGTCGACCAGGCACCGCTGACCGAGGCCGGGCAGGTCTTCCGGATGAACATGTACCACCCGAACCATCCCGACGGCGGCTACCGGACGGCCAACAAGGTCGACGCCCTGGACCCGCCGCGCACCATCGCCTGGCTGACGGGCCAGGAGAAGGACGACGGGCGCCTGGAGTTCGGCGGCTGGTTCTGGCGCTACGACCTCGTCCCGCTCACCCCGGACACGACGGAGGTCACCCTCACCTACGACTGGTCGGCGGTACCGCCGTCCATCCGGGAGTACCTGAGTTTCCCGCCCTTCGGCCCCGAACACCTGCCGAATTCGCTGCGTCACCTGGCCGAGATCGCGGCGGCCAGGTGA
- a CDS encoding CHAP domain-containing protein — protein sequence MTAAALLAEARRWLGTRGRPNALTRAYASRNGADYLATAWCDIAVTEWARRSGNAAAVLPAGDRAYTVWHARDFRQAGRWHAGTTANVDAARPGDIVFFDWGASDSLDAIDHVGVVEAVLGGGRVQTIEGNTADAVLRRVRSASVIAGYGRPDYPTTASPWMVNTVKDLPLLKKGATGEHVQTLRGLLLARSHPEIRTVDGSFDETVRRAVIAVQKWGGVAADGEVGPKTWPVLLRVR from the coding sequence ATGACGGCCGCCGCCCTGCTCGCCGAGGCGCGCCGCTGGCTCGGCACCCGCGGCCGGCCGAACGCCCTGACCCGCGCCTACGCGTCCCGCAACGGCGCGGACTACCTGGCGACGGCCTGGTGCGACATCGCCGTCACCGAGTGGGCGCGCCGCTCGGGCAACGCCGCCGCCGTCCTGCCCGCCGGGGACCGCGCCTACACGGTGTGGCACGCGCGCGACTTCCGGCAGGCGGGCCGCTGGCACGCCGGGACGACCGCGAACGTCGACGCGGCCCGCCCCGGCGACATCGTGTTCTTCGACTGGGGCGCCTCCGACTCCCTCGACGCCATCGACCACGTGGGCGTCGTGGAGGCCGTGCTCGGCGGCGGACGGGTGCAGACCATCGAGGGCAACACGGCCGACGCCGTGCTGCGCCGCGTCCGGTCCGCGTCCGTCATCGCCGGTTACGGACGTCCCGACTACCCGACCACCGCGTCCCCCTGGATGGTGAACACCGTGAAGGACCTGCCCCTGCTGAAGAAGGGCGCGACCGGCGAGCACGTGCAGACGCTGCGCGGCCTGCTGCTCGCCCGCTCCCATCCCGAGATCCGGACCGTGGACGGCTCGTTCGACGAGACCGTCCGCCGCGCCGTCATCGCCGTCCAGAAGTGGGGCGGCGTCGCGGCCGACGGCGAGGTGGGCCCGAAGACCTGGCCCGTCCTGCTCCGCGTCCGGTAG
- a CDS encoding DUF1906 domain-containing protein produces the protein MSVFGVDYAWGRPGVAALKKAGVDFVCRYLSHDSSGKTLTRAEAEQLCEGGFWLVAIWESTASRALQGRDAGAADAKEAERQAAACGMPDDRPIYFAVDFDASSGQQKKINAYLDGAASVLGGDRVGIYAGYGPVKRAFDAGKIAYGWQTYAWSGGKWDGRAQIQQYSNDHVINGVGLDYDRAVKADYGQWRIGTSPGKDDMPDYVSVGATAAQQLKPGEWTTLAFDKDYSDAEHQHSDEGGPSILWGPARYALTASLTLDGVPQGTRIQARAIEVKGDDTSKFTVAATQDFLSAGEDTALVFATSADTVDDGYRVRFQVKQFGKEAAKVSAAGAKVLFWRL, from the coding sequence ATGTCCGTATTCGGCGTGGACTACGCGTGGGGCCGGCCGGGTGTGGCGGCGCTGAAGAAGGCCGGGGTCGACTTCGTGTGCCGCTACCTCTCGCACGATTCGTCCGGCAAGACCCTCACGCGGGCCGAGGCCGAGCAGCTCTGCGAGGGCGGCTTCTGGCTCGTCGCGATCTGGGAGAGCACCGCGAGCCGCGCGCTCCAGGGACGGGACGCGGGCGCCGCCGACGCGAAGGAGGCCGAGCGGCAGGCCGCCGCCTGCGGGATGCCGGACGACCGGCCGATCTACTTCGCGGTGGACTTCGACGCCTCGTCCGGCCAGCAGAAGAAGATCAACGCCTATCTGGACGGCGCGGCGAGCGTCCTCGGCGGCGACCGCGTCGGGATCTACGCGGGCTACGGCCCGGTCAAGCGCGCGTTCGACGCGGGCAAGATCGCCTACGGCTGGCAGACCTACGCCTGGTCCGGCGGCAAGTGGGACGGCCGCGCCCAGATCCAGCAGTACTCCAACGATCACGTGATCAACGGCGTCGGGCTCGACTACGACCGCGCCGTGAAGGCCGACTACGGGCAGTGGCGCATCGGCACCTCGCCCGGAAAGGACGACATGCCTGACTATGTCTCGGTCGGCGCCACCGCCGCCCAGCAGCTCAAGCCCGGCGAATGGACGACCCTCGCCTTCGACAAGGACTACTCCGACGCCGAGCACCAGCACTCCGACGAGGGCGGCCCGAGCATCCTGTGGGGCCCGGCGCGCTACGCGCTCACCGCGAGCCTGACGCTGGACGGCGTCCCGCAGGGCACCCGGATCCAGGCGCGGGCCATCGAGGTCAAGGGCGACGACACGTCCAAGTTCACCGTCGCCGCCACGCAGGACTTCCTGTCGGCGGGCGAGGACACGGCGCTGGTGTTCGCCACGTCCGCCGACACCGTGGACGACGGCTACCGCGTCCGCTTCCAGGTGAAGCAGTTCGGCAAGGAGGCGGCCAAGGTCTCCGCCGCGGGCGCGAAGGTCCTGTTCTGGCGCCTGTGA
- a CDS encoding MFS transporter: protein MTDTASGGPPAVTAYRWRWIALLVVLAGEIMDMLDALVTTIASPAIRTDLGGTAATIQWLAAGYTLAMAIGLITGGRLGDLYGRKQMFVIGAAGFTVGSLLCGVAASPGMLIGARVLQGLFGAVMLPQGIGMIRRMFPPKEMGTAFGLFGPIMGLSSIGGPVLAGWLVDADLFGTGWRMIFLINLPLGLAAVIAGILFLPSGRSEEATRLDLLGAVLAAAGAALLVYPLVQGRELGWPAWTFAMIAGAVAVFGVFGWYQARRQRTGGDPLVTPSLFRKRGFTGGLVVGLVFFSGMTGFALTLSLYFQLGLGYSALKAGLSQIPWSIGMVVGFVAAQALERFGRHVIHAGTAVMAAGTVGVVVTLQIAGIGMTPWQLAPALIGTGLGMGLLMAPFFGIVISGVEPHETGSAGGTLTAIQQLGSSLGAAVLGTIFFGLLGSGVATAAGHDAPELKTRLAAVSVAAADQDRIASALRACGHDRASADADEAVPASCARLEQTVRTVRSSDPAAVQRIVGTAGKDAGAQGFSDAMTATLWVVVGMLGLTFVAAFLLPMHARPEDEEENAGADPVAASV, encoded by the coding sequence ATGACCGACACCGCTTCCGGCGGACCCCCCGCCGTCACCGCCTACCGCTGGCGCTGGATCGCCCTGCTCGTCGTCCTCGCGGGCGAGATCATGGACATGCTCGACGCGCTCGTCACCACGATCGCGTCCCCGGCGATCCGCACCGACCTCGGCGGCACCGCCGCCACCATCCAGTGGCTCGCCGCCGGATACACGCTCGCGATGGCCATCGGCCTCATCACCGGCGGACGCCTCGGCGACCTCTACGGCCGCAAGCAGATGTTCGTCATCGGCGCGGCCGGGTTCACCGTCGGGTCGCTGCTGTGCGGCGTCGCCGCGTCCCCCGGGATGCTGATCGGCGCCCGCGTGCTCCAGGGCCTGTTCGGCGCCGTCATGCTGCCGCAGGGCATCGGCATGATCCGCCGCATGTTCCCGCCCAAGGAGATGGGCACCGCGTTCGGCCTGTTCGGGCCGATCATGGGCCTGTCCTCGATCGGCGGGCCCGTCCTCGCGGGCTGGCTGGTGGACGCCGACCTGTTCGGCACCGGCTGGCGCATGATCTTCCTGATCAACCTGCCGCTCGGCCTCGCCGCCGTGATCGCGGGCATCCTGTTCCTGCCGTCGGGACGGTCGGAGGAGGCCACCCGCCTGGACCTGCTCGGCGCGGTCCTCGCCGCGGCGGGCGCGGCGCTGCTGGTCTACCCGCTCGTCCAGGGCCGTGAGCTGGGCTGGCCCGCCTGGACGTTCGCGATGATCGCCGGCGCCGTCGCCGTGTTCGGCGTCTTCGGCTGGTACCAGGCGCGGCGGCAGCGGACGGGCGGCGACCCGCTCGTCACCCCGAGCCTGTTCCGCAAGCGCGGCTTCACCGGCGGGCTCGTCGTCGGGCTCGTGTTCTTCTCCGGCATGACCGGCTTCGCGCTGACCCTGTCGCTGTACTTCCAGCTCGGGCTCGGCTACTCGGCGCTCAAGGCCGGGCTCAGCCAGATCCCCTGGTCGATCGGCATGGTCGTCGGCTTCGTCGCCGCGCAAGCCTTGGAGCGCTTCGGCCGGCACGTGATCCACGCCGGGACGGCCGTCATGGCGGCGGGCACCGTCGGCGTCGTCGTCACCCTCCAGATCGCCGGCATCGGGATGACGCCCTGGCAGCTCGCCCCCGCGCTGATCGGCACCGGCCTCGGCATGGGCCTGCTCATGGCGCCGTTCTTCGGGATCGTCATCTCCGGCGTCGAACCGCACGAGACCGGCTCGGCGGGCGGCACGCTCACCGCGATCCAGCAGCTCGGCAGCTCGCTCGGCGCGGCCGTCCTCGGGACGATCTTCTTCGGCCTGCTCGGCAGCGGCGTCGCCACCGCCGCCGGCCACGACGCCCCGGAGCTGAAGACGCGGCTCGCCGCCGTCTCGGTCGCCGCCGCCGACCAGGACCGCATCGCGTCCGCGCTGCGCGCCTGCGGGCACGACCGCGCGAGCGCCGACGCCGACGAGGCCGTCCCCGCGTCGTGCGCGCGGCTGGAGCAGACCGTCCGGACCGTCCGGTCGTCGGACCCGGCCGCCGTGCAGCGGATCGTCGGCACCGCCGGGAAGGACGCCGGCGCGCAAGGGTTCTCCGACGCCATGACCGCCACGCTGTGGGTCGTCGTCGGGATGCTCGGGCTGACGTTCGTCGCGGCCTTCCTGCTGCCGATGCACGCCCGTCCCGAGGACGAGGAGGAGAACGCGGGCGCCGACCCCGTCGCCGCCTCGGTGTGA
- a CDS encoding TetR/AcrR family transcriptional regulator, whose product MSDVEVPMPTPPGRRPRRTREPRRPLTVDLIVETGIRVLDAEGLDAVTMRRVAQELGTGPASLYAHVGSKDELYDLMLDRVSAEIRLPEPDPARWRELIKESALEARRVMSAHRDIARVSLGSIPLGPNLLLGAERMLAILLAGGVPPKIAAMALDTLAMYIDADVIEGTIYTARALGPEDGQRMYEDKIGPIRDYFRALPPARYPNIVAMVDELTEGDGDERFTFGLDIFIRGLASYVPDDS is encoded by the coding sequence ATGTCCGACGTCGAGGTTCCGATGCCCACCCCGCCCGGCCGCCGGCCGCGCCGGACGCGCGAGCCGCGCCGCCCGCTGACCGTGGACCTCATCGTCGAGACCGGCATCCGCGTCCTCGACGCCGAGGGCCTGGACGCCGTCACGATGCGCCGCGTCGCCCAGGAGCTGGGCACCGGCCCGGCGTCGCTGTACGCGCACGTCGGGAGCAAGGACGAGCTGTACGACCTCATGCTCGACCGCGTCAGCGCCGAGATCCGGCTGCCCGAGCCCGACCCGGCGCGCTGGCGCGAGCTGATCAAGGAGTCGGCGCTCGAAGCCCGCCGCGTCATGTCGGCGCACCGCGACATCGCCCGCGTCTCGCTCGGCTCCATCCCGCTCGGCCCGAACCTGCTGCTCGGCGCCGAGCGGATGCTCGCGATCCTGCTCGCGGGCGGCGTCCCGCCCAAGATCGCCGCGATGGCGCTGGACACGCTCGCGATGTACATCGACGCCGACGTCATCGAGGGGACGATCTACACCGCGCGGGCGCTCGGCCCCGAGGACGGCCAGCGGATGTACGAGGACAAGATCGGCCCCATCCGCGACTACTTCCGCGCGCTCCCGCCCGCCCGCTACCCCAACATCGTCGCGATGGTGGACGAGCTGACCGAGGGCGACGGCGACGAGCGCTTCACGTTCGGCCTGGACATCTTCATCCGCGGCCTCGCGTCCTACGTCCCGGACGATTCCTGA